In the genome of Verrucomicrobiota bacterium, the window AAAGCTTTCAACGGATTCTGGAGGGCGCCGCGAATGGAAAACCATTTCTCCCGGACGGACTCTCGATGGCGAAATCGCTGGGGGGCGGCTTTCCCATCGGCGCGTTCTGGGCGCGGGAACCGTATGCCGATGTGCTAGGGCCCGGCACACACGCGTCAACGTTCGGCGGAACGCCGCTCGGCTGCGCCGTCGCCCTGAAAGTTTTCCAGGTGATCGAACGCGAGCGTCTGGATGAAAACGCGCGCCGCGTCGGAGACTTTCTGCGGATCGAACTCTCGCGGCTGGTTGAAAAAATCCCCGCCGTGTTCAAATCCGTGCGCGGTCTGGGCCTGATGATCGGCATTGAGCTCGCTTTGAACATTCCGGCCTTTGCCAAAGAGGAGAAGGCTGCGTCGCTGCAGTTTGTGAACCGGCTGCACGCGGCGGGGCTCCTGACTATTCCGGCGGGAACGAATGTCGTTCGCCTGCTGCCTCCGCTGAATCTGAGTCTGAGCGAAGCCGGGGAAGGCGTGCGTGTCATCGAACGCGTCGCGGTCAATCTGGGGAGTTAATTGCCTTGAGACTTTCCGGGATTTTGTGCCTCTTGTCTGCTTTATGACTCCTTTGGACGGCCGCGTATGAAACATCTGTTGAGCGTCGAGCAGCTTTCGCGCGACGCGATCGAACGCATTTTGACCGCGGCAACGGCCTGGAAAGCCGAACGTCGCACACCCTCCCGGCAGCCTCTCGCCGGCCAGACCTGGGCCTTGTTGTTTTCCAAATCCTCGACGCGCACGCGGGTCTCGTTTGAAGTCGGGATTCGCGAACTCGGCGGCCAGAGCCTCTTTCTGAGCGCCAACGACATTCAGTTGGGCCGGGGCGAATTGATCAAAGACACCGCGCGCGTGCTGGGCCGGATGATTCACGGCGCCGTCATCCGCACGTTCGCGCAAGCCGATGTCGAGGAATTCGCCGCGCATTCCGGCATCCCCACGATCAACGCGCTGACGGACGACGAGCATCCGTGCCAGATTCTCACGGACATTTTCACGTTTCAGGAAAAGCGCGGACCGATCCAGGGCAAGGTGGTGACGTTCATCGGCGACGGCGCGTGCAACGTGCCGGTCTCATGGATTTTCGCGGCGGCGAAGCTGGGTTTCGAGTTCCGGATTGCGGCGCCCAGAGCTTTCCAGCCCCCGGCTGCCTTGTTGAACCGGGCCAAAGGAAAAATCTCTTGCACGGAAGATCCGCGTGCCGCCGCCAAAGGCGCAGACCTCCTCTACACCGACGTCTGGGTCTCGATGGGGAAAGAAGCCGAAGCGGCCGAGCGCATCAAGATCTTAGGCGGGTATCAAATCAATCAGGCGCTCGTGAAACTTGCCAAACCGGACGCCCTGGTGATGCACTGCCTGCCCGCCTACCGCGGCAAAGAGATCGACGAAGCGACCTTCGAGGCCAACGGCCAGACCATTTTCGATCAGGCAGAGAACCGGCTGCACGTGCAGAAGGCGATCCTGGATTGGATTGCGGCGTCAGGTTGATGGGTGTCGAGACCCTTAATGAGCTCCTCGAGTTCGTGGTTCATTTCCAGATACGTGCCGACAACCATCGCCTTGAAGCGGTGCGCCCGCAGGCGTCAAAGTTTGTTTTGGAAGTGATGTTCGGTGAGCTCCGGCAAGTCATCCATGCGCGTTTGGTGGAGGTGATTCAATTCAAGCGTTCAAACGGTCCTGAATCTCAACTCGCCGGCTTTGCGTCCGATCCGGCAACCTCGCCGATGTGCACCGGTTTGTAGCCGCCGATCGCCTTGAAGTACAGGAGGAGGCACAGGTAAACCAGGGCCATCGTCGCGGGGATGAAGGAATCCGCAACCAGCGTTTTGCGATCCCCGCTGATGCTCGCTTCATAGACTTTGCGTTCTGTGGCCGACAATTTGTCCAGCGCCGCTTTCGGATCTGTGTTCCCGGTTTTGGCCAATTCCCCGCGCGCGGTATTCAGTTTCCCCTGCACCTCGCCGAGTTTCTTACCGTCCAAACCTGTGGCCTCGCCAAACACCATGGGCAGGAATCGGCTCGGATTCTCGGCTTTGTATTGAGCAAACACCGCGGCATCCGCCGTGTTCAAGGCCTCGCCCGCAAAACGGTCTTTGGCGTAGCCGAGACCCGGAGCGCCGATCAAGCCGGCCGACATCATCCCGATGCCGCCCATGATGGAAATCGCAACCGCGCCCGTGCGCGGGAAACGGTCCGACGCCACCGCGAGCATCGTGGGCCAGAAGAAGGTCTTCCCCACCGCATAGACCGTCAACGCGAGCATCGCGCCACCGAAGGACGCGATGCCGCTGGTCAGATTCAGCCCGACACACGCCAGGATGGCGCAGGTCAGCAAAATCCCCAGAGGCGACAGCCCAATCCGCTTCTCAATGAAGTCCGCGCAGAACCGCAGCGCGAACATGGTGAAGGACGTAAACACGAACAACCACTTGCCTTGCTCGGAGGTCAGAATGTTGCCGGTGATGTTTTGAATCCAGTTGTCCGTGCCGAGTTCCACGGCGCCCACCAGGGCGTGCGCGACAAAGAGCATAAACAACATCCAGTGGCCGATGGCTCCTTTGGTGATGGCGGCCACCGCGATCAACAGGACGGCGCCTATGATAATTGAGGAGGCGTTGCCCAATCCGAGGATGCCCTGGCAGAACATCACCAGCAGCCCGCACACGATCAATCCGCCCAGGATTCCAACATCCTTGAACATCTCGCCGAGACTCAGACCCTTTTCCGACGCTTCCGATTTCGGAAAGTGTTGCCCCAAGAACATGATGCCGTAAACCGCGGCCGGAATAAGGAACAGCGCCATCTGAACCTTCCAGTGGATCTGGAACTTGTCGTCCAGCACCCAGCCGCAAGCGCTGCCGAGCACCAGGCCGGCGGGCCAACTGGCGTGCAGGATATTCAAAAAGTGCGTGCGATTGTGGAAAAACAGCGTCGCCACGAGCGGGTTGGCCACGGCTTCCAAGGTGCCGTTGGCATAGGCGAATAGCCAGGAACCCCAGAAGAGCAATTGCCGGACGGTTTCTTTGTCCATGTTCGGGTTCGGAGCCAGAGTGACAAAGGCGGACAAGATGTGGAGCGCGAAAGCAGCCACCACCAGCTTGCCGTAGCCGATTTTATCGCA includes:
- the argF gene encoding ornithine carbamoyltransferase, giving the protein MKHLLSVEQLSRDAIERILTAATAWKAERRTPSRQPLAGQTWALLFSKSSTRTRVSFEVGIRELGGQSLFLSANDIQLGRGELIKDTARVLGRMIHGAVIRTFAQADVEEFAAHSGIPTINALTDDEHPCQILTDIFTFQEKRGPIQGKVVTFIGDGACNVPVSWIFAAAKLGFEFRIAAPRAFQPPAALLNRAKGKISCTEDPRAAAKGADLLYTDVWVSMGKEAEAAERIKILGGYQINQALVKLAKPDALVMHCLPAYRGKEIDEATFEANGQTIFDQAENRLHVQKAILDWIAASG